The Metabacillus schmidteae genome has a segment encoding these proteins:
- a CDS encoding GNAT family N-acetyltransferase, whose protein sequence is MAIEVRFSRESDFEQLLEIDNRIWNTATTPAVIKWNSISEYKQRNPEGSQLVALVNGKVAGYLGFHSPTPLDTNQHVLEIDIAVDHHFQGSGVGKSLLSSAEKIFKERGIKKLSLRVLETNSGAISFYQKCGFIEQGKLINEFFIDGKYVNDLLMYRLLE, encoded by the coding sequence ATGGCAATTGAAGTAAGATTTTCAAGAGAAAGTGATTTTGAACAATTATTAGAGATAGATAATCGAATTTGGAATACAGCAACAACACCTGCGGTTATTAAGTGGAATTCAATTAGTGAGTATAAGCAAAGAAATCCGGAGGGAAGCCAACTTGTAGCGTTAGTGAATGGAAAAGTAGCCGGATATTTAGGTTTTCACTCTCCAACCCCATTGGATACAAATCAACATGTATTGGAAATAGACATTGCTGTAGACCACCATTTTCAAGGAAGCGGAGTAGGAAAGAGTTTGCTTTCAAGTGCGGAAAAAATTTTCAAAGAAAGGGGCATAAAAAAACTATCGCTCCGTGTATTAGAGACAAATAGCGGGGCAATCTCTTTTTATCAAAAATGTGGTTTTATTGAGCAAGGTAAACTGATCAACGAGTTTTTTATAGATGGAAAGTATGTAAATGATCTCTTAATGTACAGACTTTTAGAGTAG
- a CDS encoding glycogen biosynthesis protein GlgD produces MKKRSKQNNPEQKTKNGINSNDLELGQDYDPVIQTKAKNAKKGQPIKSKQRVENE; encoded by the coding sequence ATGAAAAAGCGTTCAAAACAAAATAATCCTGAACAAAAAACAAAGAATGGGATCAACAGCAATGATTTAGAATTAGGTCAGGATTATGATCCGGTTATTCAAACAAAAGCAAAGAATGCTAAAAAAGGACAACCGATTAAATCGAAACAACGAGTAGAGAATGAATAA
- a CDS encoding YtzC family protein, which yields MATRQSVNEYLQRCTEAIEYAREQYKTGSQQEHYNASEYTKALQGLENAVNDINHLSLSANDQQQDQLYRMRLQLQQLQNEMILKGDAER from the coding sequence ATGGCAACAAGACAATCCGTTAACGAATATTTACAACGCTGTACGGAAGCAATTGAATATGCACGTGAGCAATATAAAACAGGCTCACAGCAAGAACACTATAATGCATCTGAATATACAAAAGCACTGCAAGGGTTGGAAAATGCAGTAAATGATATTAATCACTTGTCACTTAGTGCAAATGATCAACAACAAGATCAACTTTACCGTATGAGACTGCAGCTTCAGCAATTACAAAATGAAATGATTTTAAAAGGAGATGCAGAACGATGA